From Rhodoferax sp. AJA081-3, the proteins below share one genomic window:
- a CDS encoding FimV/HubP family polar landmark protein, protein MALSLGRITVQSALGEPLRAEIEVPDINAEEASSLKASVASPAAFAAAGLEYNAAMAGLQATLQRRADGRAYIRLSSDRPVNDPFVDMIIEASWSSGRILRDYTMLFDPPVTRSQAPIATTLPQTSTPSALPRTGRATAPSAPAEPTRSAPAQRPVAASQPKPAVVASPSDDTRRVVVKSGDTASKIVANAKPAGVSLDQMLVALLRTNPDAFVNSNINRIRAGAVVDLPSAEQAQALSAAEATQTVVAQSKDFNEFRRNLATNAPAAAVAAPARKSSGAIDTKVEDKKTAAVTPDKLTLSKGSVQSKTDDTKIAKERAEKEAAARAAEIAKNISDLKKLGGASAAAPAAAAVASQPKPAATPSVPALAVAVPPPVVPVAPPSAPTAVQPPAPVASAPASAAAVASAPVVTPTASAPASAPASAPAKPKVVVPAPQPVEEPSLVDELLGNPWLPYGAGALIAVLGGFAFWRTRQRKNSQSHMDSSFLESRLQPDSFFGASGGQRVDTNNENSATGSSMVYSASQLDAADDVDPVAEADVYLAYGRDLQAEEILREAVRTNPGRLAIHTKLLEIFAKRRDAKNFEASATHAFQLTGSNSPDWTRICEMGMGFDPGNPLYQPGGAPTGDGGATQPIAAVASSTFGNSTIPQPVRADAGESVSGVDLDLDLDFSLDDEPAPAVTELSKNDFSQAKVEQTVKMPAAPGADAHAPMDMDMDMDFEMPIEAPVAAQAAAPQSMYEPPASALPEISLSMDLDEPAVDHHPVPEFNATSPAPVVSAAPAADAKDSGMLEFDLGSLSLDLDGPASEQHTASDNLTEDPLETKLALADEFVSIGDEDGARALIEEVVAEATGEMRAKAQRALANLS, encoded by the coding sequence TTGGCGCTTTCGCTTGGCCGCATCACGGTACAGTCAGCGTTGGGCGAACCCCTTCGCGCGGAAATTGAAGTCCCTGACATCAACGCCGAAGAAGCCTCATCCCTGAAAGCCAGCGTTGCGTCCCCCGCAGCTTTCGCTGCCGCAGGACTGGAATACAACGCAGCCATGGCCGGGTTGCAGGCCACATTGCAACGTCGTGCCGATGGCCGTGCCTACATCCGCCTGAGCAGTGACCGTCCGGTCAATGACCCGTTTGTGGACATGATCATCGAGGCCAGCTGGTCGTCGGGTCGCATCCTGCGCGACTACACCATGCTGTTTGACCCGCCCGTTACGCGAAGCCAGGCACCGATTGCGACCACGCTGCCACAAACATCCACGCCTTCGGCCTTGCCCAGAACTGGCCGAGCGACCGCACCATCTGCTCCCGCAGAGCCCACACGCAGCGCACCCGCGCAGCGGCCGGTGGCAGCCAGCCAACCAAAACCTGCCGTTGTGGCGTCACCGTCCGACGACACACGCCGTGTAGTCGTCAAATCCGGCGACACTGCCAGCAAGATTGTGGCCAATGCCAAACCAGCGGGGGTCTCGCTGGACCAGATGCTGGTGGCACTGTTGCGCACCAACCCGGACGCGTTTGTCAACAGCAACATCAACCGCATCCGCGCCGGCGCTGTTGTGGATTTGCCAAGCGCCGAGCAGGCCCAGGCCTTGTCGGCGGCTGAAGCAACCCAAACCGTGGTTGCCCAAAGCAAGGATTTCAATGAATTCCGCCGCAACCTGGCAACCAATGCGCCGGCAGCTGCTGTAGCGGCACCCGCACGCAAGAGCAGTGGCGCTATTGATACCAAGGTCGAGGACAAGAAGACCGCCGCCGTCACGCCGGACAAGTTGACACTGTCCAAAGGCTCCGTCCAGTCCAAGACAGACGACACCAAGATTGCCAAGGAGCGGGCTGAGAAAGAAGCCGCTGCGCGCGCTGCTGAAATTGCCAAAAACATCAGTGACCTGAAGAAGCTCGGTGGCGCCAGTGCGGCAGCCCCTGCCGCCGCTGCAGTGGCATCCCAACCCAAACCTGCGGCTACGCCGTCGGTGCCGGCACTTGCCGTTGCGGTGCCACCACCCGTGGTGCCGGTCGCCCCGCCCTCTGCGCCAACCGCTGTGCAGCCTCCAGCGCCCGTTGCTTCGGCTCCCGCATCTGCTGCTGCAGTAGCATCCGCTCCAGTTGTTACGCCGACGGCAAGCGCTCCTGCCAGTGCGCCCGCTTCTGCGCCAGCAAAGCCCAAGGTGGTGGTGCCGGCGCCCCAACCGGTGGAAGAGCCCAGTTTGGTGGATGAGTTGTTGGGTAACCCCTGGCTGCCGTATGGCGCAGGCGCTCTGATTGCCGTGTTGGGCGGTTTTGCATTCTGGCGTACACGCCAGCGCAAGAACAGCCAGTCGCACATGGACAGTTCCTTCCTGGAAAGCCGTCTGCAGCCAGACTCGTTCTTTGGCGCCAGTGGTGGACAACGGGTCGACACCAATAACGAGAATTCGGCCACGGGCTCGTCCATGGTCTATTCTGCAAGCCAGCTGGATGCAGCAGACGACGTCGATCCAGTGGCGGAAGCCGATGTGTACCTGGCCTATGGCCGCGACCTGCAAGCAGAAGAGATCCTGCGCGAAGCAGTGCGCACCAACCCTGGCCGCTTGGCCATTCACACCAAGCTGCTGGAGATTTTCGCCAAACGCCGCGACGCCAAAAACTTTGAAGCCAGCGCAACCCATGCATTCCAGTTGACGGGCAGCAACAGCCCAGACTGGACCCGCATCTGCGAAATGGGCATGGGATTTGACCCTGGCAACCCCTTGTACCAACCCGGTGGTGCACCCACGGGCGATGGCGGTGCTACACAGCCGATTGCTGCGGTAGCTAGCTCTACGTTTGGCAACAGCACCATACCGCAACCCGTGCGCGCCGATGCGGGCGAGTCTGTGTCCGGCGTCGACCTGGATCTGGATCTAGATTTCTCACTGGATGACGAACCGGCACCGGCCGTTACCGAACTGAGCAAGAACGACTTCAGCCAGGCCAAGGTTGAGCAGACCGTCAAGATGCCAGCCGCGCCTGGTGCAGATGCCCATGCGCCGATGGACATGGATATGGACATGGACTTCGAAATGCCCATCGAAGCACCCGTTGCCGCGCAGGCCGCTGCGCCCCAGTCCATGTACGAGCCGCCTGCCAGCGCATTGCCGGAAATTTCCTTGTCCATGGATTTGGATGAGCCCGCTGTGGACCACCACCCGGTGCCAGAATTTAATGCCACATCGCCGGCTCCGGTGGTATCTGCAGCGCCAGCTGCAGACGCCAAAGACTCTGGCATGCTGGAATTTGACCTGGGCTCTTTGTCGCTGGACCTCGATGGCCCGGCATCTGAGCAGCACACTGCGTCGGACAACCTCACCGAAGACCCGTTGGAAACCAAACTCGCGCTGGCCGATGAGTTTGTATCCATCGGCGACGAAGACGGCGCCCGCGCGCTGATCGAAGAAGTGGTGGCAGAAGCCACCGGTGAGATGCGCGCCAAAGCGCAACGCGCCCTCGCCAACCTGAGCTAA
- the trpA gene encoding tryptophan synthase subunit alpha: MSRITSTFATLKSQGRKALIPFVTAGYPFADVTPELMHAMVAGGADVIELGVPFSDPSADGPVIQKAGDKALAFGIGLVQILAMVREFRQTNTSTPIVLMGYANPVERYDQKHAKPGISSPFVKDAAEAGVDGVLIVDYPPEECEAFAADLRAHNMDLIFLLAPTSTEQRMQQVARVASGYVYYVSLKGVTGSGALDVGAVEAMLPRIRQHIQVPVGVGFGIRDAATANTIAQVADAVVIGSKIIQLLEDQPRDQVGFTVQNFLKEIRVALDS; this comes from the coding sequence ATGAGCCGCATCACCTCCACCTTCGCCACACTGAAGTCCCAGGGCCGCAAGGCGCTGATCCCCTTCGTCACTGCGGGTTACCCGTTTGCCGACGTTACCCCCGAGCTGATGCACGCCATGGTGGCGGGCGGCGCCGATGTCATCGAGCTGGGCGTGCCCTTCTCCGACCCCAGCGCCGACGGCCCGGTGATCCAGAAGGCCGGTGACAAGGCCCTGGCCTTTGGTATTGGCCTGGTCCAGATTCTGGCCATGGTGCGGGAATTTCGCCAGACCAACACCAGCACGCCCATCGTGCTGATGGGTTACGCCAACCCGGTGGAACGTTACGACCAGAAACACGCCAAACCCGGTATCAGCAGCCCGTTTGTGAAGGACGCAGCAGAGGCAGGAGTGGACGGCGTGCTGATCGTCGACTACCCGCCCGAAGAATGCGAAGCCTTTGCCGCCGACCTGCGTGCCCACAACATGGACCTGATCTTCCTGCTGGCCCCCACCAGCACCGAGCAACGCATGCAGCAGGTGGCCCGCGTGGCCAGCGGTTATGTGTATTACGTGTCCCTCAAGGGGGTGACGGGTTCGGGCGCGCTGGACGTGGGCGCGGTGGAAGCCATGTTGCCCCGTATCCGCCAGCACATCCAGGTGCCAGTGGGGGTCGGTTTTGGCATACGTGATGCGGCAACGGCCAATACCATTGCCCAGGTGGCTGATGCGGTGGTCATTGGCAGCAAGATCATCCAGCTGCTGGAAGACCAGCCGCGTGACCAGGTCGGTTTCACAGTGCAAAATTTCCTGAAAGAAATACGGGTCGCTTTGGATTCATAA
- the asd gene encoding aspartate-semialdehyde dehydrogenase, whose amino-acid sequence MKVGNLVGLVGWRGMVGSVLMDRMQTEGDFDLIEPVFFSTSNSGGKAPAQAKNETTLQDAFNIDALKRCDIIISAQGGDYTTEVFPKLRAAGWNGHWIDAASTLRMDKDAVIILDPVNMPVIQKALANGGKNWIGGNCTVSCMLMGVGALYKAGLVEWMSTQTYQAASGGGAQHMRELLTQYGTLNAEVKALLDDPKSAILEIDRKVIAKQRALTSAETANFGVPLGGSLIPWIDKDLGNGQSKEEWKGMAETNKIMGMGEGFSTPAIPVDGFCVRVGAMRCHSQALTFKLNKDVPVADLEAMMAADNEWVKVVPNTREATIRDLTPVAVTGTMTIPVGRVRKLAMGPQYVGAFTIGDQLLWGAAEPLRRMLRILLSA is encoded by the coding sequence ATGAAGGTAGGTAATCTCGTAGGCCTCGTCGGTTGGCGCGGCATGGTGGGTTCGGTTCTGATGGACCGTATGCAAACCGAGGGCGACTTCGATTTGATCGAACCCGTGTTCTTCTCCACCTCCAACTCCGGTGGCAAAGCCCCGGCCCAGGCCAAGAACGAAACCACGCTGCAGGATGCGTTCAATATTGACGCCCTGAAGCGCTGCGACATCATCATCAGCGCCCAAGGTGGTGACTACACCACCGAAGTCTTCCCAAAATTGCGTGCTGCAGGCTGGAACGGCCACTGGATCGATGCCGCATCTACATTGCGCATGGACAAGGACGCCGTCATCATCCTGGACCCGGTCAACATGCCTGTGATCCAGAAGGCGCTGGCCAACGGTGGCAAAAACTGGATAGGCGGCAACTGCACCGTCAGTTGCATGCTGATGGGCGTGGGTGCGCTGTACAAGGCTGGTCTGGTGGAGTGGATGAGCACCCAGACCTACCAGGCGGCTTCTGGCGGTGGCGCGCAGCACATGCGCGAACTGCTTACCCAGTACGGCACACTGAACGCTGAAGTCAAAGCCCTGCTGGACGACCCCAAGAGCGCCATCCTGGAAATTGACCGCAAGGTTATTGCCAAGCAGCGAGCACTAACTTCCGCAGAAACGGCTAATTTTGGCGTACCGTTGGGCGGTTCGTTGATCCCCTGGATCGACAAGGACCTGGGCAATGGCCAGTCCAAGGAAGAGTGGAAGGGCATGGCCGAGACCAACAAGATCATGGGCATGGGCGAAGGCTTCAGCACCCCTGCCATCCCCGTGGACGGCTTCTGCGTGCGTGTGGGCGCCATGCGCTGCCACAGCCAGGCTCTGACCTTCAAGTTGAACAAGGACGTACCCGTGGCCGACCTGGAAGCCATGATGGCTGCCGATAACGAGTGGGTCAAGGTCGTTCCCAACACCCGTGAGGCGACTATCAGGGACCTGACACCGGTGGCAGTGACCGGCACCATGACGATCCCGGTCGGCCGGGTGCGCAAACTCGCCATGGGCCCGCAGTACGTTGGCGCCTTCACAATTGGCGACCAGTTGCTCTGGGGAGCCGCGGAGCCATTGCGCCGGATGCTACGTATTTTGCTGTCTGCGTAA
- a CDS encoding YggT family protein — MLYQISSLLLEVAAGLLAGTCLLRLYMQYQRIPMSVRSGNPLAKFIFALTDWLVLPLRRVIPAVGRWDLASLVGAFLIQLAQFLILWGLTGMGANLLSVLVLAAFGLVRMAISGMTGLVIIYAILSWVQTQSVAADFLERLVMPLLIPIRRVVPLVGGIDLSPLVLLVILQIAGIVLGNVQAAVLVAL; from the coding sequence ATGCTCTACCAAATCTCCTCTCTGTTGCTGGAAGTGGCCGCCGGTTTGTTGGCCGGCACCTGCCTGCTGCGCCTGTACATGCAGTACCAGCGCATACCCATGTCAGTGCGCTCGGGCAACCCGCTGGCCAAGTTCATTTTTGCGCTGACCGACTGGCTGGTGCTGCCGCTGCGCCGCGTGATCCCGGCGGTGGGGCGCTGGGACCTGGCCAGCCTGGTGGGTGCCTTCCTGATCCAGCTGGCGCAGTTTTTGATCCTGTGGGGTCTCACCGGCATGGGTGCCAATCTGCTGTCGGTGCTGGTGCTGGCCGCGTTTGGCCTGGTGCGTATGGCCATCTCGGGCATGACCGGCCTGGTCATCATTTATGCCATTTTGTCGTGGGTGCAGACCCAGTCAGTGGCGGCCGACTTTCTGGAGCGGCTGGTCATGCCCCTGCTGATACCCATTCGCCGCGTCGTGCCCCTGGTAGGCGGTATTGACCTGTCACCGCTGGTGCTGCTCGTCATCCTGCAAATCGCAGGCATTGTGCTGGGGAATGTGCAGGCCGCCGTGCTAGTCGCGCTGTAG
- the accD gene encoding acetyl-CoA carboxylase, carboxyltransferase subunit beta, protein MSWLEKLLPPKIQQTDPADRRSVPEGLWVKCPSCESVLYKTDLEQNQNVCPTCSHHHRIGARARLNVFLDNEGRFEIGQEVLPVDPLKFKDSRKYPDRLKEALENTGETDALVVMGGAVHGVSLIAACFEFDFMGGSMGSVVGERFVRGVEAAVEQKVPFLCFTATGGARMQEGLLSLMQMAKTNAALTRLAKKGLPYISVLTDPTMGGVSAGFAFLGDIVIAEPKALIGFAGPRVIESTVRVTLPEGFQRSEFLQTKGAVDLICDRRELRKTVANSLAMLQRQPADAVII, encoded by the coding sequence ATGAGCTGGCTCGAAAAACTGCTTCCCCCCAAAATTCAGCAAACCGACCCGGCCGACCGCCGCAGCGTCCCTGAAGGCCTGTGGGTCAAGTGCCCCAGTTGTGAATCCGTGTTGTACAAGACCGATCTGGAGCAAAACCAGAACGTCTGCCCCACCTGCAGCCACCACCACCGCATTGGCGCCCGCGCCCGGCTCAATGTGTTTCTGGACAACGAAGGCCGTTTTGAAATCGGCCAGGAAGTGCTGCCGGTGGACCCGTTGAAGTTCAAAGACAGCCGCAAATACCCCGACCGTCTGAAAGAAGCCCTGGAAAACACCGGCGAGACCGATGCCCTGGTGGTCATGGGCGGTGCCGTGCATGGTGTCAGCCTGATCGCAGCCTGCTTTGAGTTCGACTTCATGGGCGGCAGCATGGGCTCCGTCGTCGGCGAGCGTTTTGTTCGGGGCGTGGAAGCGGCCGTTGAACAAAAGGTGCCTTTCCTGTGTTTTACCGCTACCGGTGGCGCACGTATGCAAGAAGGTCTGTTGAGCCTGATGCAAATGGCCAAGACCAATGCAGCCCTGACCCGTCTGGCCAAGAAGGGCCTGCCCTACATCAGTGTGTTGACCGACCCGACCATGGGTGGCGTCAGCGCAGGTTTTGCGTTCCTGGGTGACATCGTGATTGCAGAGCCCAAGGCCCTGATCGGTTTTGCCGGTCCGCGCGTCATTGAATCCACGGTGCGGGTGACGCTGCCAGAAGGTTTTCAGCGTTCGGAGTTTTTACAGACCAAGGGGGCTGTGGATCTGATTTGTGACCGTCGTGAACTGCGCAAGACCGTGGCTAATTCGCTGGCGATGCTGCAAAGGCAGCCTGCTGACGCAGTCATCATCTAA
- the truA gene encoding tRNA pseudouridine(38-40) synthase TruA has translation MRVALGISYNGQAYQGWQSQLSGLTVQDKLEAALGKFAAQRVSTLCAGRTDSGVHGIMQVVHFDTPLERDTYSWVRGTNANLPRDIAVQWAVVPPEGFHCRACATSRRYAYVLYESTIRPSIDQGRVGWAFRSLDADAMRQAADILIGEHDFTSFRASQCQALTPVKNLMEIAFSKRGSYWRIEFEANAFLHHMIRNIMGCLVQIGQGKKPPEWMAEVLAARDRRAAAPTFSPDGLYFLGPRYDAKWGIPDRAPAYDGLP, from the coding sequence GTGAGGGTCGCGCTTGGTATCAGCTACAACGGACAGGCCTACCAGGGCTGGCAAAGCCAGCTCTCCGGTCTGACCGTACAAGACAAACTGGAAGCAGCCCTGGGCAAGTTTGCCGCCCAGCGCGTGTCCACGCTGTGTGCCGGCCGCACCGATTCGGGCGTACACGGCATCATGCAGGTGGTGCACTTTGACACCCCGCTGGAACGCGACACCTACTCCTGGGTCCGTGGCACCAATGCCAATCTGCCCCGTGACATTGCGGTGCAATGGGCAGTTGTTCCCCCCGAAGGATTCCATTGCCGGGCCTGCGCCACATCGCGCCGTTATGCCTATGTGCTGTACGAGTCCACGATACGCCCCAGCATTGACCAGGGCCGTGTGGGCTGGGCGTTTCGCTCGCTGGACGCAGATGCCATGCGCCAAGCGGCAGACATCCTCATTGGCGAGCACGATTTCACATCCTTCCGTGCCTCCCAATGCCAGGCGCTGACTCCCGTCAAGAATCTGATGGAGATCGCCTTCAGCAAACGCGGTTCCTACTGGCGCATCGAATTTGAGGCCAACGCCTTTCTGCACCACATGATCCGCAACATCATGGGCTGCCTGGTGCAGATCGGCCAGGGCAAGAAACCACCGGAATGGATGGCCGAGGTGCTGGCCGCGCGGGACCGCCGCGCCGCCGCTCCCACCTTTTCTCCCGATGGCCTGTACTTTCTGGGACCACGCTATGACGCCAAGTGGGGTATCCCCGACCGTGCGCCTGCGTATGATGGGCTGCCATGA
- a CDS encoding phosphoribosylanthranilate isomerase, whose product MTYIAPTLATTFAALLPEGAQSALGRLGGGFIRTRIKICGLTREDQVDAAVAAGADAIGFVLYAKSPRAVTVQRAAELAKRLPPFVTPVLLVVNANATEVIAACSMIAGATVQFHGDESPEDCHLATLESKRPWVRAARIPLDDTAASFDLVQFANDYSNAQAILLDAHVDGFGGSGKAFNWSLLPPSVNAHLVLSGGLTPANVGDGIALVRPRCKTLAVDVSSGVETVDAQGKPLKGIKDPIKIQQFVAAVRAADNQRIQSPAD is encoded by the coding sequence ATGACATACATTGCCCCCACGCTTGCGACTACGTTTGCTGCGCTGCTCCCCGAGGGGGCGCAATCCGCCTTGGGGCGGCTCGGCGGCGGATTCATCCGAACCCGCATCAAAATCTGCGGCTTGACCCGCGAAGACCAGGTGGACGCAGCCGTTGCCGCCGGTGCCGATGCGATTGGATTTGTGCTGTACGCCAAGAGCCCGCGTGCGGTCACGGTGCAGCGTGCGGCCGAATTGGCCAAACGTCTGCCACCCTTTGTCACACCGGTGCTGCTGGTTGTGAATGCAAATGCTACAGAAGTAATAGCAGCATGTTCAATGATCGCGGGGGCTACTGTCCAATTCCATGGAGACGAAAGTCCAGAGGACTGCCATCTGGCCACGCTGGAGAGCAAGCGCCCCTGGGTGCGCGCGGCGCGTATACCGCTGGACGATACCGCTGCCAGCTTTGACCTCGTACAATTCGCCAACGATTACTCAAACGCACAAGCCATTCTGCTCGACGCCCATGTCGATGGATTTGGTGGCAGCGGCAAGGCATTCAATTGGTCACTTCTTCCTCCAAGCGTCAACGCTCACCTCGTCTTGAGTGGTGGACTCACACCTGCAAACGTGGGCGATGGGATCGCGCTGGTTCGGCCGCGCTGTAAGACGCTGGCCGTGGATGTGAGCTCCGGCGTTGAAACCGTGGACGCTCAGGGTAAGCCCCTCAAGGGCATCAAAGACCCCATCAAGATTCAACAGTTTGTGGCCGCCGTGCGCGCTGCCGACAACCAGCGAATCCAATCTCCAGCGGACTAG
- the trpB gene encoding tryptophan synthase subunit beta, which yields MYAYQQPDPTGHFGKYGGSFVSETLTHAINELKDAYAKYQHDPAFLAEFQSELAHFVGRPSPVYHAARMSREMGGAQIFLKREDLNHTGAHKINNTIGQAMLAKRMGKPRVIAETGAGQHGVATATICARYGLECVVYMGSEDVKRQSPNVYRMKLLGATVVPVESGSKTLKDALNEAMRDWVANVDNTFYIIGTVAGPHPYPMMVRDFQSVIGNECLVQMPEMLKAAGCKGEQPDAVVACVGGGSNAMGIFHPYIAHEATRLIGVEAAGEGADSGKHSMSIQRGSPGVLHGNRTYVLQDDNGQVTETHSISAGLDYPGVGPEHAFLADIGRAEYVGITDKEALEAFHYLCRTEGIIPALESSHAVAYAMKLAKTMRPDQSILVNLSGRGDKDIGTVADLSNGEFFCRPSCTGQSVKGNVALAPVSAALSAIKVVA from the coding sequence ATGTACGCATACCAACAACCGGACCCGACCGGACACTTCGGAAAATACGGCGGCAGTTTTGTGTCCGAGACACTAACCCACGCCATCAACGAACTCAAAGACGCCTACGCAAAGTACCAGCACGACCCGGCCTTCCTGGCCGAGTTCCAGTCCGAGCTGGCCCACTTTGTAGGCCGCCCTTCCCCGGTCTACCACGCAGCCCGCATGAGCCGTGAAATGGGCGGTGCACAGATCTTTCTGAAGCGCGAAGACCTCAACCACACGGGCGCCCACAAGATCAACAACACCATTGGCCAGGCCATGCTTGCCAAACGCATGGGCAAGCCACGCGTGATTGCCGAAACCGGCGCCGGCCAGCACGGCGTGGCCACTGCCACCATCTGCGCCCGTTACGGACTGGAGTGCGTGGTCTACATGGGCAGCGAAGACGTCAAACGCCAAAGCCCCAATGTCTACCGCATGAAGCTGCTGGGCGCCACCGTGGTGCCAGTGGAGAGCGGAAGCAAGACGCTGAAAGACGCGCTGAACGAAGCCATGCGCGACTGGGTTGCCAATGTGGACAACACCTTCTACATCATCGGCACGGTGGCCGGCCCCCACCCCTACCCGATGATGGTGCGCGACTTCCAGAGCGTGATTGGCAACGAATGCCTGGTACAGATGCCCGAGATGCTAAAAGCCGCAGGTTGCAAAGGCGAACAGCCCGACGCGGTGGTTGCCTGTGTAGGCGGCGGGTCCAACGCCATGGGCATTTTCCACCCCTACATCGCCCATGAAGCCACGCGCCTGATCGGCGTCGAAGCGGCTGGCGAAGGGGCAGACAGTGGCAAACACTCCATGTCCATCCAGCGCGGCAGCCCCGGCGTGCTGCACGGCAACCGCACCTATGTGCTGCAGGACGACAACGGCCAAGTGACCGAGACACACAGCATCAGCGCCGGTCTGGACTACCCCGGAGTGGGCCCTGAGCATGCCTTCTTGGCCGATATCGGTCGCGCCGAATACGTGGGCATCACCGACAAGGAGGCGCTGGAAGCCTTCCACTACCTGTGCCGCACCGAGGGCATCATCCCCGCGCTGGAATCCAGCCATGCGGTGGCCTACGCCATGAAGTTGGCCAAGACCATGCGACCGGACCAATCCATTTTGGTGAACCTGTCGGGCCGTGGCGACAAGGACATTGGCACGGTGGCCGATTTGAGCAATGGTGAGTTCTTCTGTCGACCCAGTTGTACAGGTCAATCGGTCAAGGGAAATGTGGCCCTAGCCCCCGTATCTGCTGCATTGTCTGCTATCAAGGTGGTAGCATGA
- the leuB gene encoding 3-isopropylmalate dehydrogenase encodes MKIAVLPGDGIGTEIVAEAVKVLNVLDLPLEMESALVGGAAYEAHGHPLPESTLKLAKEADAVLFGAVGDWKYDKLDRPLRPEQAILGLRKNLGLFANFRPAICYEQLVGASSLKPELIAGLDILIIRELTGDIYFGQPRGRRIATDGHFPGAEEAYDTMRYSRPEIERIAHVAFQAARKRKASGSEGRVTSVDKANVLETFQFWKDVVSEVGLQYPDIALDHMYVDNAAMQLVKAPKRFDVVVTGNMFGDILSDEASMLTGSIGMLPSASLNSSNQGLYEPSHGSAPDIAGKGIANPLATILSAAMMLRFSLNQEASALRIEAAVQKVLAQGLRTADIYSEGTTRVSTREMGDAVVKAL; translated from the coding sequence ATGAAAATCGCAGTGTTGCCGGGTGACGGCATTGGTACCGAAATCGTCGCCGAAGCCGTCAAGGTCTTGAACGTTCTGGACTTGCCCCTGGAAATGGAAAGCGCCCTGGTTGGCGGTGCCGCCTATGAGGCCCATGGCCATCCCCTGCCTGAGTCCACACTCAAGCTGGCCAAGGAAGCAGACGCCGTGCTGTTCGGCGCCGTGGGTGACTGGAAATACGACAAGCTGGACCGCCCGCTGCGCCCCGAACAGGCCATTCTGGGCCTGCGCAAGAACCTGGGCCTGTTCGCCAACTTCCGTCCCGCCATTTGTTACGAGCAGTTGGTCGGTGCTTCCAGCCTCAAGCCCGAACTGATTGCCGGCCTGGACATTCTGATCATTCGCGAACTGACCGGCGACATCTACTTCGGCCAGCCCCGCGGTCGCCGCATAGCCACCGATGGCCACTTCCCCGGTGCCGAGGAAGCCTATGACACCATGCGTTACTCGCGCCCCGAGATCGAGCGTATTGCCCACGTAGCTTTCCAGGCGGCGCGCAAGCGCAAGGCATCGGGAAGTGAGGGTCGCGTGACCAGCGTGGACAAGGCCAATGTGCTGGAAACCTTCCAGTTCTGGAAAGACGTGGTCTCCGAGGTCGGCCTGCAATACCCCGACATTGCGCTAGACCATATGTATGTGGACAACGCCGCCATGCAACTGGTCAAGGCGCCCAAACGTTTTGACGTGGTGGTCACCGGCAATATGTTTGGCGACATCCTGTCGGACGAAGCCTCCATGTTGACCGGGTCGATTGGCATGCTGCCCTCGGCATCGCTGAATTCCAGCAACCAGGGCCTGTACGAACCCAGCCACGGCAGTGCACCCGACATTGCAGGCAAGGGCATCGCCAACCCGCTGGCCACCATTCTGAGTGCGGCCATGATGCTGCGCTTCAGCCTGAACCAGGAAGCTTCTGCCCTGCGTATCGAAGCCGCCGTGCAAAAGGTGCTGGCACAAGGCTTGCGCACGGCCGACATCTACAGCGAAGGCACAACCCGCGTCAGCACCCGCGAAATGGGTGATGCTGTTGTCAAGGCCCTGTAA